The Methanoregula boonei 6A8 genome has a window encoding:
- the gpmA gene encoding 2,3-diphosphoglycerate-dependent phosphoglycerate mutase — MYTLVLLRHGESTWNKENRFTGWTDVDLSKDGIVEAGRSGRLLNEAGFTFDLCHTSVLRRAIRTLWIVLDTMDLMYLPVHHSWRLNERHYGALQGLDKRETTEKYGKEQVLLWRRGYAVRPPALAEEDPRHPRFDPRYAGLGPDALPATESLEDTLARVVPYWKNSIAPEVKAGKRILIAAHGNSIRALVKYLDHIPDNEITGLNIPTGFPLVYEIDKDLHPIRHYYLGDPDEIRRATESVADQTSARK; from the coding sequence ATGTATACCCTCGTATTGCTGCGCCATGGCGAAAGCACCTGGAACAAAGAGAACCGCTTCACCGGCTGGACCGATGTTGACCTTTCAAAAGATGGGATTGTTGAGGCCGGGAGATCCGGCCGGCTGCTTAACGAAGCCGGCTTCACCTTTGATCTCTGCCATACATCTGTGCTCCGCCGGGCTATCCGGACACTCTGGATCGTACTTGACACAATGGACCTGATGTACCTCCCGGTTCATCATTCGTGGCGGCTAAACGAGCGTCATTACGGGGCACTTCAGGGGCTGGACAAACGTGAAACCACCGAGAAGTACGGCAAAGAACAGGTCCTGCTCTGGCGCCGGGGCTATGCAGTACGCCCGCCGGCACTTGCAGAGGAGGACCCCCGGCATCCCCGGTTTGATCCCCGCTATGCGGGTCTGGGGCCGGATGCACTACCGGCAACCGAATCCCTGGAGGATACGCTTGCCCGGGTGGTGCCGTACTGGAAAAATTCCATTGCCCCGGAGGTGAAGGCAGGAAAACGGATCCTTATTGCAGCACACGGGAACAGTATCCGCGCACTAGTCAAGTACCTTGATCATATTCCTGACAATGAGATCACCGGGCTCAACATCCCGACCGGTTTCCCGCTGGTGTACGAGATTGACAAGGATCTGCACCCGATCCGTCATTACTATCTGGGCGATCCCGATGAGATCCGGCGGGCAACTGAGTCGGTGGCAGACCAGACCTCGGCAAGGAAATAA
- a CDS encoding GHMP family kinase ATP-binding protein, with protein sequence MPVMMIRGGDLDLVEYDFRTFLPGEIPKTLGLEKNNYRLRPKKGKIVVKAPARIHLSVLDMNRFAPDHAGGGGIGFAIQCYCTAEVECTRQGLLIDYNRSVIIENFVAVFNKAVGYTGGFKIKATDHERKHVGLGSTSTVMIAVATALNEAVGSPLSNAELRTLIGHNYVEETADGAIAFGFETGVGPAASTYGGMAVMGDELVLVYHHAFAEGKNVFIVVPPTDISSAGTKEFDLLMNRARTLDYRDRELKAYFLLMDFVPALERNDLKKIGDVIWEIEFRGSKRAEVEHHSYRIYQYMSMLREAGLEFVGMSSVGPSIAIVTDKSRKEIQKILAPLDLSIAIATKVDNNGLSVTYGK encoded by the coding sequence ATGCCAGTGATGATGATACGCGGCGGCGACTTGGATCTCGTGGAGTATGACTTCCGGACATTCCTCCCCGGCGAGATCCCAAAGACGCTCGGCCTGGAGAAGAACAACTACCGGCTCCGGCCAAAGAAGGGAAAGATCGTGGTAAAGGCCCCGGCCCGGATCCATCTCTCGGTTCTTGACATGAACCGGTTTGCCCCGGATCATGCTGGTGGCGGAGGGATCGGTTTTGCGATCCAGTGCTACTGCACCGCCGAAGTGGAATGTACCCGCCAGGGTCTTTTGATTGATTACAACCGGTCGGTTATTATCGAGAACTTTGTTGCGGTCTTTAACAAGGCCGTCGGGTATACCGGCGGGTTTAAGATCAAGGCAACAGACCATGAACGCAAGCATGTGGGCCTTGGATCTACGAGCACGGTGATGATCGCTGTGGCAACCGCGTTGAATGAAGCCGTGGGATCACCGCTTTCCAATGCAGAACTCCGTACCTTGATCGGTCACAACTATGTTGAGGAAACAGCTGACGGCGCCATTGCATTTGGTTTTGAAACCGGCGTCGGGCCTGCGGCAAGTACGTATGGGGGGATGGCCGTGATGGGCGATGAGCTGGTGCTTGTGTACCACCATGCCTTTGCTGAGGGCAAGAATGTCTTTATCGTGGTTCCGCCCACGGATATCTCCTCTGCCGGCACAAAGGAGTTTGATCTCCTCATGAACCGGGCGCGGACGCTCGATTACCGGGACCGGGAACTCAAGGCATACTTCCTTTTGATGGACTTCGTTCCCGCACTCGAACGCAATGATCTCAAAAAGATCGGGGATGTCATCTGGGAGATCGAGTTCCGCGGCTCAAAAAGGGCCGAGGTGGAGCACCACAGTTACCGGATCTACCAGTACATGAGCATGCTTCGCGAAGCCGGTCTCGAATTCGTGGGCATGAGCTCTGTGGGGCCGTCAATCGCGATCGTAACTGATAAGAGCAGAAAGGAGATCCAGAAGATCCTCGCGCCGCTCGATCTCTCAATTGCCATTGCCACAAAGGTGGACAATAACGGCCTCTCAGTCACGTACGGAAAATAG
- a CDS encoding VTT domain-containing protein: MQAASYLVPAMMVSFIDLIFHLDLHLAGVVHSYGLWTYLILFAIIFFETGLVVTPFLPGDSLLFVAGALAAGGILNLNLLIVAFILGAVCGDALNYWLGSYIGIHVFKERFPNLIKKEYLDDTYAFYEKYGGTTIFVARFVPVVRTFAPFLAGVGTMEFHRFLFYNVLGAVAWTLVVVLSGFYFGRLPIVRENMSLLLLMVAAVTAVTILLLIIGIVSSCWQQKKDGCQ; this comes from the coding sequence ATGCAGGCGGCCTCATATCTTGTACCAGCCATGATGGTATCGTTTATCGATCTGATCTTCCATCTCGATTTGCACCTTGCCGGGGTGGTGCACAGTTATGGCCTCTGGACGTACCTGATCCTCTTTGCCATCATTTTTTTTGAGACCGGCCTCGTTGTCACGCCATTTCTGCCCGGGGATTCCCTGCTTTTTGTTGCAGGAGCCCTTGCAGCCGGGGGAATCCTCAACCTTAACCTCCTGATCGTGGCTTTCATTCTCGGAGCTGTCTGCGGCGATGCCCTCAATTACTGGCTGGGCAGTTACATTGGGATCCACGTTTTTAAGGAGCGGTTCCCGAACCTGATTAAAAAAGAGTATCTTGATGATACCTACGCATTCTACGAGAAGTACGGCGGCACTACTATCTTTGTGGCCCGGTTCGTACCGGTGGTACGGACGTTTGCACCGTTTCTTGCCGGGGTTGGGACCATGGAGTTCCACCGATTCCTGTTCTACAATGTGCTCGGCGCAGTCGCGTGGACGCTTGTCGTGGTGCTGTCGGGTTTCTACTTTGGCAGACTCCCCATTGTTCGGGAGAATATGAGCCTGCTTCTCCTCATGGTGGCTGCAGTAACGGCAGTTACGATCCTGTTGCTTATTATCGGCATTGTCTCCTCGTGCTGGCAGCAGAAGAAGGATGGTTGCCAGTAA
- a CDS encoding PEGA domain-containing protein: MIPTAKIPRMALACAIFCLAVLLIAPAHAFTADSLAIAVGTNGDAIADFHYTLEGVIENAIPLSVLQDQLIKGLATSSDPPQVISFNKSDARLLLKNFAVPNTVSNGTEYQTASMDFSKAQVALKNSAVSTVITADFTPKITTVTFPDGYSQQFTDQSTLPGIDHVIAGTSQAGSLQVNTSPEHARISVDGAYIGESPGLFSGISPGNHQILLEADGFVPLSRNVTVTAGQTAQLAVILSYATTPTPQSGAPGTGPVIVAIALAGSCVLLLHRKMA; encoded by the coding sequence ATGATCCCTACCGCAAAAATCCCACGCATGGCCCTGGCCTGCGCTATTTTCTGCCTTGCGGTTCTCCTCATAGCCCCGGCCCATGCATTTACTGCAGACTCTCTTGCCATCGCGGTGGGAACAAACGGTGATGCGATTGCAGATTTCCATTATACACTTGAGGGTGTGATTGAGAACGCCATCCCGCTCTCTGTGCTTCAGGACCAGCTGATCAAGGGGCTTGCAACCAGTTCCGATCCTCCACAGGTCATATCCTTTAATAAATCTGACGCAAGGCTTCTTCTGAAAAATTTCGCGGTCCCAAATACGGTGTCAAACGGAACCGAGTACCAGACCGCCTCCATGGACTTTTCCAAAGCCCAGGTAGCACTAAAAAATTCAGCAGTAAGTACCGTAATCACTGCAGATTTTACCCCAAAGATCACTACGGTTACCTTCCCGGACGGATACTCACAGCAGTTTACCGATCAGTCCACCCTTCCCGGGATTGATCACGTCATTGCCGGCACATCACAGGCAGGCTCCCTCCAGGTAAACACGTCACCCGAACACGCGCGGATTTCTGTTGACGGCGCCTATATCGGCGAGAGCCCCGGGCTCTTTTCGGGCATTTCCCCGGGAAACCACCAGATTTTGCTTGAGGCCGATGGCTTTGTACCCCTTTCCCGTAATGTCACAGTGACCGCAGGACAAACCGCCCAGCTCGCAGTAATCCTGTCCTATGCTACAACTCCGACACCGCAATCGGGGGCGCCGGGAACCGGGCCGGTAATCGTGGCAATTGCCCTTGCCGGGAGCTGCGTTCTTCTCCTGCACAGGAAAATGGCCTGA
- the ppk1 gene encoding polyphosphate kinase 1: MTDPVPPHDSPSLYINRELSWIRFNHHVLEEAQDERHPLLERVKFLSIFANNLDEFFMIRVSGLQRQAAKGVLRAPPDGMTPSEQILAIEKALIPELDLSFECWSSEILPRLAAAGIFIHEYNELDDEQKRVLRTFFVEEVFPVLTPLAFDSAHPFPFISNLSLNLAITIRDPRGKELFARIKVPTGLFPRLIRIPDTHSSGRRDDKQVHLVYLEDLVAAHLDLLFPGLEVIGASPFRITRDADLDIEVDEASDLLTTVEEIMEQRARGTPVRIEVDCSMQESTCHMLEKKLGTSSHMLYRIGHPVGMADLMELLSLDRPDLKDPPFQPSVPPELAEEKDIFSAIKRKDILLFHPYDSFAPVINFIRQAAHDPGVLAIKITLYRVGSNSPIVKALMEARENGKAVAALIELKARFDEENNIGWARALERSGVHVVYGVVGLKVHAKLCMVVRREKDGIRRYMHLGTGNYNATTSRIYTDFGMFTCDREIGDDVANLFNFLTGYARFDQYRKLSVAPVTLRSAILSRIDREIESHKKHGGGHLIFKMNALVDEECVTALYRASQAGVKVDLQVRGICCLRPGIPGASENITVSAIVGRFLEHARIYYFRNNGEDEVLLGSADLMPRNLDRRVEVLFPVMDPSIKKALLSVVLDAELRDNQQLRLMKGDGTYERKHPAPGEESVDSQSWFLDHMGIWYHVGP, from the coding sequence ATGACAGACCCTGTTCCCCCCCATGATTCCCCCTCGCTGTACATCAACCGTGAACTGAGCTGGATCCGGTTCAACCACCACGTACTGGAAGAGGCGCAGGATGAGCGCCATCCGCTCCTTGAACGGGTAAAATTCCTGTCGATCTTTGCAAACAACCTCGATGAGTTCTTCATGATCCGGGTATCGGGTCTCCAGCGGCAGGCGGCAAAAGGGGTACTCAGGGCTCCACCCGATGGGATGACACCGTCAGAACAGATACTTGCCATTGAAAAGGCGCTTATTCCCGAATTGGATCTCTCGTTTGAATGCTGGAGCAGCGAGATCCTGCCCCGGCTCGCCGCTGCCGGTATTTTTATTCACGAATATAACGAGCTCGACGATGAGCAGAAGCGTGTTCTGCGCACGTTCTTTGTCGAGGAGGTATTTCCGGTACTTACTCCGCTCGCATTCGATTCCGCCCATCCGTTCCCTTTCATCTCCAACCTCTCACTCAACCTTGCGATTACCATCCGTGATCCCCGGGGAAAGGAACTCTTTGCCCGGATCAAGGTACCTACCGGGCTCTTTCCACGGCTTATCCGGATCCCGGACACGCACTCTTCCGGCCGGCGTGACGACAAGCAGGTGCACCTCGTGTACTTAGAAGACCTCGTTGCCGCGCACCTCGACCTGCTCTTCCCCGGCCTAGAAGTGATCGGAGCCTCACCCTTCCGTATTACCCGGGATGCTGACCTGGACATTGAAGTCGACGAGGCATCCGATCTTCTGACAACAGTTGAGGAGATCATGGAACAGCGGGCCAGAGGCACCCCGGTCAGGATTGAAGTGGACTGCTCAATGCAGGAGAGCACCTGCCACATGCTCGAAAAGAAACTGGGCACCAGTTCTCACATGCTGTACCGGATCGGCCACCCGGTCGGGATGGCAGATCTCATGGAGCTTCTCTCTCTTGACCGTCCCGACTTGAAAGATCCCCCGTTCCAACCCTCGGTCCCCCCGGAGCTTGCCGAGGAAAAGGATATCTTCTCTGCCATAAAACGAAAAGATATCCTTCTCTTCCATCCCTACGACAGTTTCGCCCCGGTCATCAATTTTATCCGGCAGGCAGCCCATGATCCGGGAGTGCTTGCCATCAAGATCACCCTGTACAGGGTGGGATCCAACTCCCCCATTGTAAAAGCACTCATGGAGGCCCGGGAGAACGGGAAGGCTGTGGCAGCCTTAATCGAACTCAAGGCACGGTTTGACGAGGAAAACAACATAGGCTGGGCCCGGGCGCTGGAAAGGTCGGGAGTACATGTGGTGTACGGCGTTGTGGGTCTCAAGGTGCACGCGAAACTTTGCATGGTTGTCCGCAGGGAAAAAGACGGTATCCGTAGGTACATGCACCTTGGAACCGGCAACTACAATGCCACCACCAGCCGGATATACACGGATTTTGGCATGTTTACCTGCGACCGCGAGATTGGAGACGATGTGGCAAACCTCTTTAACTTCCTGACCGGCTATGCACGTTTCGATCAGTACAGGAAACTCTCCGTGGCCCCGGTCACGCTCCGGTCTGCTATCCTCTCACGCATTGACCGGGAAATTGAAAGTCACAAGAAGCATGGAGGCGGCCACCTCATCTTCAAGATGAATGCACTTGTGGACGAAGAGTGCGTTACTGCCCTTTACCGGGCATCGCAGGCAGGCGTGAAAGTCGATCTCCAGGTAAGGGGTATCTGCTGCCTGCGACCCGGCATCCCGGGTGCAAGCGAAAATATCACGGTGAGCGCGATTGTCGGGCGCTTTTTAGAGCATGCGCGGATCTACTACTTCCGGAACAATGGCGAGGACGAGGTACTGCTTGGAAGCGCTGACCTCATGCCCCGTAACCTGGACCGCAGGGTTGAGGTGCTTTTCCCGGTTATGGATCCCTCAATCAAGAAAGCATTGCTCTCGGTGGTCCTGGACGCGGAACTGCGCGACAACCAGCAGCTCCGGCTGATGAAGGGTGACGGGACGTACGAGAGAAAACACCCTGCTCCGGGTGAGGAGTCGGTCGATTCCCAATCCTGGTTCCTCGACCATATGGGGATATGGTACCATGTCGGACCCTGA
- a CDS encoding CHAD domain-containing protein translates to MSDPEPATITTGPCTFGAGQLLPLIDVLTAEIAGVRADDDIEHVHRMRVASRRLRAALPLFAECFPEKEYRFWSKEIRNITRELGAARDTDVQIAFLKKYLKTLTGSQRPVPGPDTAAHEGDPVAAHLIRLQKQRGTLQKKVVTALDELDHSRMLPALRAACTLPEERAKQRKRERFAGILPVAAGRMGKRLQAISRYEPYVHNPDAVFEHHALRIAAKKLRYTLEAYAPLYRRDLKKPIARIKRLQDLLGDIHDCDVWIEQVSLAIVKQRARRHPHDGSSAAAISAIAPLRRLLSNREKRRSRLYRIFVRYWDALLRTGFWENLASTALCGQRSTFCHHGTLPVKEEQGAFYRLAATAPDHEDHSRIVTRLALRLFDELAPVHGLVRRDRTLLSYAATVHDIGWIRGQEGHQKESAAIILASPALPVPVREQGMIAVIAGLHSGKPDARPEGFFTLLTPVDQKKVRTLAAILRVADGLDYLHAGNVTDLTCTVRTSDILCTITGTGDLSAEKGRAMRKSDMFLEVFGKPLVIA, encoded by the coding sequence ATGTCGGACCCTGAGCCGGCAACAATCACAACCGGTCCCTGTACATTCGGAGCGGGCCAGCTCCTGCCTCTTATCGATGTACTAACCGCCGAGATCGCGGGGGTCCGGGCCGATGACGACATCGAACATGTCCACCGAATGCGGGTCGCTTCCCGCCGGCTCCGCGCCGCGCTTCCCCTTTTTGCCGAGTGTTTTCCCGAAAAGGAGTACCGGTTCTGGTCAAAAGAAATAAGAAACATTACCCGTGAACTGGGTGCAGCACGGGACACAGACGTTCAGATCGCGTTTTTGAAAAAATATCTCAAGACCTTGACCGGCTCGCAAAGGCCTGTACCGGGACCAGACACGGCAGCACATGAGGGTGACCCGGTCGCGGCACACCTGATCCGGCTCCAGAAACAGCGTGGTACTCTTCAGAAAAAAGTGGTGACAGCCCTGGATGAGCTGGACCACTCCCGGATGCTCCCCGCTCTCCGGGCGGCCTGTACCCTTCCCGAAGAACGTGCAAAACAAAGAAAGCGGGAACGCTTTGCCGGCATCCTCCCGGTTGCCGCCGGGCGGATGGGAAAGCGCCTGCAGGCCATCTCCCGGTACGAACCTTATGTCCACAATCCTGATGCGGTCTTTGAGCATCATGCGCTGCGCATCGCGGCAAAGAAACTCCGGTATACTCTCGAAGCATATGCTCCTCTCTACCGGCGCGACTTAAAAAAACCGATTGCCCGGATAAAACGTCTCCAGGATCTCCTGGGAGACATCCATGACTGCGATGTCTGGATCGAACAGGTCTCGCTTGCGATTGTAAAGCAGCGTGCCCGACGCCATCCACATGATGGCTCATCCGCTGCTGCAATCTCGGCCATTGCCCCATTGCGGAGACTGCTCTCCAACCGGGAAAAGCGGAGAAGCCGGTTGTACCGGATCTTTGTCCGGTACTGGGATGCTCTATTAAGGACCGGCTTCTGGGAAAACCTTGCATCAACAGCTCTTTGCGGGCAGCGTTCAACATTCTGCCATCACGGCACGCTTCCGGTAAAAGAGGAACAGGGGGCATTTTACCGCCTTGCTGCTACAGCCCCCGATCATGAAGACCACAGCCGGATTGTTACGAGGCTTGCGCTCCGCCTCTTTGACGAACTTGCTCCGGTCCACGGGCTTGTTCGGAGAGACCGCACCCTCCTTTCTTATGCCGCCACAGTGCACGATATCGGCTGGATCCGCGGGCAGGAAGGTCACCAGAAGGAGAGTGCAGCAATAATCCTTGCCTCGCCAGCTCTCCCGGTCCCGGTACGGGAACAGGGTATGATCGCCGTGATCGCCGGGCTCCATAGCGGGAAGCCTGATGCCCGGCCCGAGGGATTTTTTACCCTCCTTACCCCGGTTGACCAAAAAAAAGTGCGCACCCTTGCCGCCATCCTTCGGGTGGCTGACGGGCTCGATTACCTCCATGCGGGAAACGTGACTGATCTTACCTGTACAGTACGGACTTCCGATATTCTTTGTACCATCACCGGTACCGGGGATCTCTCGGCAGAAAAGGGCAGGGCAATGCGCAAGAGCGACATGTTCCTGGAAGTATTCGGTAAACCGCTGGTGATCGCATGA
- a CDS encoding Ppx/GppA phosphatase family protein — protein sequence MKGKKKIGATGRIVAFIDIGTNSVRMLVVRFNPNHSYSVLSRQKQQARLGEGEFDDDVITPEAIDRACMVCRKFVELAKTFGAEEFVAVATSAAREATNQNILLERFREEVQIDVRVISGLEEARLIYLGVASGMHLGEKQAFFIDIGGGSTEISLGGQQQFTLLESFRLGAIRLTGMFLADNPPGPVRPDQYRVIQQYVRNAIIHTVQKIKNQKIDLAVGSSGSIMNLADIAAKALHPEGSLPAGVLTCRDLKKIVEILCSLPLEERRKVPGINPERADIIIAGAVILETFMKELALDSITTTGRGLQDGLLMDYLSRMEDFPLFGTLSPRERSVLQLGRSCGINEAHARNVTRLALEIFDSAKDVKLHEYGDNERELLEYAAFLHDIGSFISFTNHHAHSYYIIKNSELLGFDQKEIDMMANIARFHRKKKPRKKRLDLPDFADHEQGTVLVLAMFVRLAESLDRSHAGLVQHAEFVRAEKNEIVLDIIAETDCQLEIWGAEAEQRAFEKVFGRHLKIEVIAPSSVNREDTNDEDTLPVPLAAAKKNGPAR from the coding sequence ATGAAGGGAAAAAAGAAGATCGGCGCAACCGGGCGAATCGTGGCATTCATTGACATTGGAACAAACTCCGTACGGATGCTTGTGGTCCGGTTCAACCCCAACCATTCCTACAGTGTTCTTTCCCGGCAGAAGCAGCAGGCTCGCCTGGGGGAGGGAGAGTTTGACGATGACGTGATCACCCCCGAGGCCATAGACCGGGCCTGCATGGTCTGCCGCAAGTTCGTGGAGCTCGCAAAAACATTTGGGGCCGAGGAGTTCGTAGCCGTGGCAACGTCAGCGGCACGGGAGGCTACCAACCAGAACATTCTTCTCGAACGGTTCCGAGAGGAGGTGCAGATCGATGTCCGGGTGATCTCCGGCCTTGAGGAGGCACGGCTTATCTACCTTGGCGTTGCAAGCGGGATGCACCTGGGTGAGAAGCAGGCATTTTTTATCGATATCGGGGGCGGAAGTACCGAGATCTCGCTCGGCGGCCAACAGCAGTTCACCCTTTTAGAAAGTTTCAGGCTCGGGGCGATCCGCCTCACCGGTATGTTCCTTGCAGATAACCCCCCCGGGCCCGTGCGCCCGGACCAGTACCGGGTCATCCAGCAGTACGTGAGAAATGCGATTATCCACACGGTCCAGAAGATCAAAAACCAGAAGATCGATCTGGCCGTGGGAAGCTCGGGGAGCATCATGAACCTTGCCGATATTGCGGCAAAGGCGCTTCATCCCGAGGGCAGCCTTCCGGCAGGCGTTCTCACCTGCCGGGATCTTAAGAAGATAGTAGAGATCCTCTGCTCCCTTCCCCTTGAAGAACGCCGGAAGGTGCCCGGGATCAATCCCGAAAGGGCAGATATCATCATTGCCGGGGCGGTGATTCTTGAGACATTTATGAAAGAACTTGCCCTGGATTCAATCACCACCACCGGCCGCGGCCTCCAGGACGGCCTTTTGATGGACTATCTCTCGCGCATGGAAGACTTCCCGCTTTTTGGTACGCTCTCCCCCCGGGAACGAAGCGTGCTCCAGCTGGGCCGGTCCTGCGGGATAAACGAGGCCCATGCACGGAACGTGACAAGGCTGGCGCTTGAGATCTTTGATTCGGCAAAAGACGTAAAACTTCACGAGTACGGAGACAATGAACGTGAACTTCTGGAATACGCGGCTTTCCTTCATGACATCGGATCGTTTATCTCGTTTACCAACCATCATGCCCATTCCTATTATATCATAAAGAATTCCGAGCTGCTCGGCTTTGACCAAAAAGAGATTGACATGATGGCAAACATTGCCCGGTTCCACCGCAAAAAGAAACCTCGCAAAAAAAGGCTTGATCTCCCGGATTTTGCCGACCACGAGCAGGGGACAGTTCTTGTCCTTGCCATGTTTGTCCGGCTGGCCGAGAGCCTGGATAGAAGTCATGCGGGGCTCGTGCAGCACGCTGAATTTGTCCGTGCAGAAAAAAACGAGATTGTACTGGATATTATCGCAGAAACGGACTGCCAGCTTGAGATCTGGGGTGCAGAAGCGGAGCAGCGGGCGTTTGAGAAAGTCTTTGGCCGGCACCTGAAAATTGAAGTAATCGCACCAAGCTCCGTGAACAGGGAGGATACTAATGATGAAGATACCCTGCCTGTTCCTCTTGCGGCCGCAAAAAAGAACGGTCCAGCCCGGTAA